In Gossypium hirsutum isolate 1008001.06 chromosome D06, Gossypium_hirsutum_v2.1, whole genome shotgun sequence, one genomic interval encodes:
- the LOC107901994 gene encoding pentatricopeptide repeat-containing protein At3g42630: MVTCRPFHSCRLEFRTKMETQSLLRRTPLAFSITSLKSNPSSPNFNNNQPLSRKIIWRWKREGRILRRDNLVDCASLVQTLARKRMPHIAHQLLLELNSQGLIPNTATLSALMLCYADNGLFTQAEAIWEEMLNISSFMPAIPLVSKFLDAYGNMGQFHRVQKILDHVILHRFNLLPRVYPVAISCFGKHGQLDLMENTLKEMVSKGLSIDSATGNAFVRYYSIFGSLTEMESAYARFKRSRHLIDEEGIRAMSFAYIKEGKFYKLGEFLTDVGLGRTDLGNLLWNLLLLSYAANFKMKTMQRQFLKMLNSGFLPDLTTFNIRALAFSRMSMFWDLHLSLEHMKHESIVPDLATYGCVVDAYLDRRLGRNLDFILSNMNADESPIILTDPLVFEALGKGDFQSSSEAFMELKSQKKWTYRQLIAVYLKKQFRRNQIFWNY, translated from the exons ATGGTTACTTGTCGGCCCTTTCACTCTTGCAG ACTTGAGTTTAGGACCAAAATGGAAACTCAGTCGCTGCTTAGGAGAACACCTCTTGCCTTCTCTATTACCTCTCTCAAATCAAACCCTTCATCACCGAACTTCAACAATAACCAACCTTTATCCCGGAAG ATCATTTGGCGATGGAAGAGGGAAGGACGTATCCTTAGGAGGGACAACTTGGTAGATTGTGCTTCATTGGTTCAAACCTTAGCTAGAAAAAGGATGCCTCACATTGCTCATCAGCTTTTACTTGAGTTAAATTCTCAAGGTTTGATACCCAACACTGCTACCCTTTCTGCTCTCATGCTTTGTTATGCAGATAATGGACTTTTTACCCAGGCTGAGGCAATATGGGAGGAAATGCTAAATATATCATCTTTTATGCCTGCTATTCCTCTggtttcaaaatttttggatgcTTACGGAAATATGGGGCAATTTCACCGAGTACAGAAAATTTTGGATCATGTAATTCTGCACAGGTTTAACTTGTTACCCCGAGTGTACCCAGTGGCTATCTCTTGCTTTGGAAAGCATGGGCAGCTTGATCTAATGGAGAATACATTGAAGGAGATGGTTTCAAAGGGCTTGTCCATAGATTCTGCCACTGGAAATGCTTTTGTTAGATATTATAGCATTTTTGGTTCCTTAACTGAGATGGAGTCTGCTTATGCTCGCTTTAAAAGGTCCAGACATCTGATAGATGAAGAAGGAATCAGAGCAATGTCATTTGCCTACATCAAGGAGGGTAAATTCTACAAGTTGGGTGAATTTTTAACTGACGTGGGTCTTGGGAGGACAGATTTAGGCAATCTCTTATGGAATCTCTTGCTATTATCTTATGCTGCCAATTTCAAGATGAAAACCATGCAGAGACAATTTCTGAAAATGTTGAATTCTGGTTTCCTTCCTGATTTGACTACTTTCAATATAAGAGCATTAGCCTTCTCAAGAATGTCTATGTTCTGGGATCTCCATCTCAGCCTTGAACACATGAAACACGAAAGCATTGTTCCTGATTTGGCAACTTATGGATGTGTAGTAGATGCATACTTGGACAGAAGGCTTGGAAGAAATTTGGAtttcattttgagcaatatgAATGCTGATGAATCTCCAATAATATTAACAGATCCACTTGTGTTTGAGGCTTTGGGTAAAGGGGATTTCCAGTCAAGTTCAGAAGCCTTTATGGAGTTAAAGAGTCAAAAGAAATGGACTTATAGGCAGCTAATTGCAGTTTATCTCAAAAAACAGTTCCGAAGGAATCAAATCTTTTGGAAT